The Halobacterium sp. CBA1132 genome has a segment encoding these proteins:
- a CDS encoding universal stress protein, whose product MDILVPVDGSDCSFRALGFAAEMAGRYDGDIDVVHFADSESESTDAVVDRVDRVLDAQGVDTEPEVNTDIDVEFRPSDSVGDDVLELVEERGYDHVVMGHHGAGALERALLGSAAETVLRADRVPVTVIP is encoded by the coding sequence ATGGATATTCTCGTGCCCGTCGACGGCTCCGACTGTAGCTTCCGCGCGCTCGGGTTCGCCGCGGAGATGGCGGGCCGCTACGACGGCGACATCGACGTCGTTCATTTCGCCGACTCCGAATCGGAGAGCACCGACGCCGTCGTCGACCGCGTCGACCGCGTCCTCGACGCGCAAGGCGTCGACACGGAACCCGAGGTCAACACGGACATCGACGTGGAGTTCCGGCCCAGTGACAGCGTCGGCGACGACGTCCTCGAACTCGTCGAAGAACGGGGCTACGACCACGTCGTGATGGGCCACCACGGCGCCGGCGCGCTCGAACGCGCGCTCCTCGGGAGCGCCGCCGAGACGGTTCTGCGCGCTGACCGCGTGCCCGTCACGGTCATCCCCTGA
- a CDS encoding cold-shock protein — protein sequence MAEGKVDFFNQTGGYGFITTDDEDDDVFFHMEDVGGEDLTEGTEIEFDIEQAPKGPRAKNVIRA from the coding sequence ATGGCAGAAGGCAAGGTTGACTTCTTCAACCAGACTGGCGGCTACGGTTTCATCACGACTGACGACGAGGACGACGACGTGTTCTTCCACATGGAAGATGTGGGCGGCGAGGACCTCACCGAGGGCACCGAGATCGAGTTCGACATCGAGCAGGCCCCCAAGGGCCCCCGCGCGAAGAACGTCATCCGCGCGTAA
- a CDS encoding ferredoxin: MRVEFDRDVCIGMFQCVAEWDAFEKDTDAGKAVLQDSEEVEDGVFAREIPEDAELDAKFAARSCPVDAITVYDDDGEQVV; encoded by the coding sequence ATGCGAGTCGAGTTCGACCGCGACGTCTGCATCGGGATGTTCCAGTGTGTCGCGGAGTGGGACGCCTTCGAGAAGGACACCGACGCCGGCAAAGCAGTCCTGCAGGACAGCGAGGAGGTCGAGGACGGCGTGTTCGCGCGCGAGATTCCCGAGGACGCGGAGTTGGACGCGAAGTTCGCGGCGCGCTCGTGCCCCGTCGACGCCATCACCGTCTACGACGACGACGGCGAACAGGTCGTCTGA
- the mdh gene encoding malate dehydrogenase — protein sequence MSKVSIVGAAGTVGAAAGYNLALRDIADELVFVDIPDKEDETVGQAADANHGVAYDSNTEVYQGTYEDTAGSDVVVITAGIPRQPGQTRIDLAGDNAPIMEDIGSSIAEHNDDFVTVTTSNPVDLLNRHLYEAGDRDRHKVVGFGGRLDSARFRYVLGQRFDAPVQNVEATILGEHGDAQVPVFSKVRVDGADPEFSDKEREEILEELQQSAMNVIEKKGATQWGPATGVAHMVEAILRDTGEVLPGSVVLDGEYGLDDVGLGVPVKLGSNGVEEVVEWDLTEYERDQLGEAAEKLSDQYEKIA from the coding sequence ATGTCGAAAGTCAGCATCGTGGGGGCCGCCGGCACGGTCGGCGCCGCCGCAGGCTACAACCTCGCGCTCCGCGACATCGCCGACGAACTCGTGTTCGTGGACATCCCGGACAAGGAAGACGAGACCGTCGGGCAGGCCGCTGACGCGAACCACGGCGTCGCCTACGACTCCAACACGGAGGTCTATCAGGGGACGTACGAGGACACCGCTGGCTCCGACGTCGTCGTCATCACCGCCGGGATTCCTCGCCAGCCCGGACAGACGCGAATCGACCTCGCGGGCGACAACGCGCCCATCATGGAGGACATCGGCTCCTCCATCGCCGAGCACAACGACGACTTCGTGACGGTCACGACGTCGAACCCCGTCGACCTCCTGAACCGCCACCTCTACGAGGCCGGTGACCGCGACCGCCACAAGGTCGTCGGGTTCGGCGGCCGCCTCGACAGCGCGCGGTTCCGCTACGTGCTCGGGCAGCGCTTCGACGCGCCGGTGCAGAACGTCGAAGCGACTATCCTCGGTGAGCACGGCGACGCGCAGGTGCCCGTGTTCTCGAAGGTGCGCGTGGACGGCGCCGACCCCGAGTTCTCGGACAAGGAACGCGAGGAGATTCTCGAGGAACTCCAGCAGTCCGCGATGAACGTCATCGAGAAGAAGGGCGCGACCCAGTGGGGGCCGGCGACGGGCGTCGCCCACATGGTCGAGGCCATCCTCCGCGACACGGGCGAAGTCCTCCCCGGCAGCGTCGTGCTGGACGGCGAGTACGGGCTGGACGACGTCGGTCTCGGCGTCCCCGTGAAACTCGGCTCGAACGGCGTCGAGGAGGTCGTGGAGTGGGACCTCACGGAGTACGAGCGCGACCAGCTCGGCGAGGCCGCCGAGAAGCTCTCCGACCAGTACGAGAAAATCGCGTAA
- the eif1A gene encoding translation initiation factor eIF-1A: MSDDEGGRTNLRMPEDDEVFAEVTDMLGANRVRVRCADGEERTARIPGRMQKRIWIREGDVVLVEPWDWQDEKADVAWRYEKSEADQLREEGHIQ, from the coding sequence ATGAGCGACGACGAAGGTGGACGCACGAACCTTCGGATGCCCGAGGACGACGAGGTGTTCGCGGAAGTCACAGACATGCTCGGCGCGAACCGCGTCCGGGTTCGTTGCGCGGACGGGGAGGAGCGGACCGCCCGCATCCCCGGCCGGATGCAGAAACGCATCTGGATTCGGGAGGGCGACGTGGTGCTCGTCGAGCCGTGGGACTGGCAGGACGAGAAGGCCGACGTGGCGTGGCGGTACGAGAAGTCCGAAGCCGACCAGCTCCGAGAGGAAGGCCACATCCAATGA
- a CDS encoding Sjogren's syndrome/scleroderma autoantigen 1 family protein: MSDTDDGFDEEAVREELREKYDDDDRGETERMSELLLQGATMTNKHCDRCGNPIFRYEGQSFCPNCQQSGGEQQAASQPADTRAQAEAQPAEGQQSADRQSADGQPADQQSAGRQPSRSVERQQSAQPTREQPPAQPATPEQSPADSQQPPAGTEPASPTQSGEGADALDASIAALARRAAGADDPRRAREFLEAAREGAEALDALRRNS, encoded by the coding sequence ATGAGCGACACTGACGACGGCTTCGACGAGGAGGCCGTGCGCGAGGAACTCCGGGAGAAGTACGACGACGACGACCGCGGGGAGACCGAGCGCATGAGCGAACTCCTCCTGCAGGGCGCGACGATGACCAACAAGCACTGCGACCGCTGCGGGAACCCGATTTTCCGCTACGAGGGCCAGTCGTTCTGCCCGAACTGCCAGCAGTCCGGCGGCGAGCAGCAGGCCGCGAGCCAGCCGGCCGACACGCGAGCGCAGGCGGAGGCCCAGCCTGCCGAGGGCCAGCAGTCCGCCGACCGGCAGTCTGCCGACGGACAGCCCGCCGACCAGCAGTCCGCGGGCCGGCAGCCGTCTCGTTCGGTCGAACGCCAGCAGTCCGCTCAGCCCACTCGCGAGCAACCGCCGGCGCAGCCCGCGACGCCCGAGCAGTCGCCGGCCGACAGTCAGCAGCCACCCGCCGGAACCGAGCCGGCTTCCCCCACGCAGTCCGGGGAGGGCGCGGACGCGCTCGACGCCTCGATTGCCGCGCTCGCGCGCCGCGCCGCCGGCGCCGACGACCCGCGTCGCGCCCGCGAGTTCCTCGAAGCCGCCCGCGAGGGCGCCGAAGCTCTCGACGCGCTCCGCCGCAACTCGTAA
- a CDS encoding tyrosine--tRNA ligase, translated as MDTYELLSRNAAEVVTEEELEALADDPDGKRAYVGYEPSGVLHLGHLLTANKLIDLQDAGLDVVVLLADVHAYLNGKGSFEEIRATAEQMKAQFLAYGLDEDSTEFVFGSDYQMDDDYQLDVHELELETSLKRAQRAMAEIQSGETAKVSHLVYPLMQALDIEYLDVDVAVGGMDQRKVHMLAREELPSLGYEKRPAIHTPIVGDLETGEGKMSSSEGITISMEDSTEDLDEKVNSAFCPPTRDPEGDLVNPVLELFQYHVFPRFEGVVVERPDEYGGNLEYDDYEALASDLESGELHPADAKGALADYLDELIAPGRERLREIRGE; from the coding sequence ATGGACACCTACGAACTCCTCTCGCGGAACGCGGCGGAAGTCGTGACCGAGGAGGAACTCGAAGCGCTCGCCGACGACCCCGACGGGAAGCGAGCGTACGTCGGCTACGAGCCCTCGGGCGTGCTCCACCTCGGCCACCTCCTCACCGCGAACAAACTCATCGACCTGCAGGACGCCGGCCTCGACGTCGTCGTGCTGCTCGCGGACGTCCACGCCTACCTCAACGGGAAGGGCTCCTTCGAGGAGATTCGCGCCACCGCCGAGCAGATGAAAGCGCAGTTCCTCGCCTACGGCCTCGACGAGGACAGCACGGAGTTCGTGTTCGGCAGCGACTACCAGATGGACGACGACTACCAGCTCGACGTCCACGAACTCGAACTGGAGACATCGCTGAAGCGCGCCCAGCGCGCGATGGCCGAGATTCAGAGCGGCGAGACCGCGAAGGTCAGCCACCTCGTCTACCCGCTGATGCAGGCGCTGGACATCGAGTACCTCGATGTCGACGTCGCGGTCGGCGGCATGGACCAGCGGAAAGTCCACATGCTCGCCCGCGAGGAACTGCCGAGCCTCGGCTACGAGAAGCGCCCCGCCATCCACACGCCCATCGTCGGCGACCTCGAAACCGGCGAGGGGAAGATGTCCTCCAGCGAGGGCATCACCATCTCCATGGAGGACTCCACCGAAGACCTCGACGAGAAGGTGAATTCGGCGTTCTGCCCGCCGACCCGCGACCCCGAGGGCGACCTCGTCAACCCCGTGCTGGAGCTGTTCCAGTACCACGTCTTCCCGCGCTTCGAGGGCGTCGTCGTCGAGCGCCCCGACGAGTACGGCGGCAATCTGGAGTACGACGACTACGAGGCGCTCGCCAGCGACCTCGAATCCGGCGAACTCCACCCCGCCGACGCGAAGGGCGCGCTCGCGGACTACCTCGACGAACTCATCGCGCCCGGTCGCGAGCGCCTCCGCGAGATTCGCGGCGAGTAG
- the thsA gene encoding thermosome subunit alpha translates to MAQQMGNQPLIVLSEDSQRTSGEDAQSMNITAGKAVSEAVRTTLGPKGMDKMLVDSTGNVVVTNDGVTILKEMDIEHPAANMIVEVAETQETEVGDGTTSAVVVAGELLSEAENLLEQDIHATTLAQGYRQAAEQASELLEEKAVDISPDDTEELEKLAATSMTGKGAENAKDVLSSLVVRAVQSVADEDSVDTDNVKVEKVTGGAIENSELIEGVIVDKERVSENMPFGVEDAKIALVDDGLEIKETEIDTEVNVTDPDQLQEFLDQEEEQLKEMVDALSAAGANVVFVDGGIDDMAQHYLAQEGILAVRRVKSDDFTRLSRSTGATPVSNVKDIEASDLGEAGSVAQKDIGGDERIFVEDVEEAKSVTLILRGGTEHVVDEVERAIDDALGVVRVTLEDGKVLPGGGAPETELAMELRQFADSVGGREQLAVEAFADALEVIPRTLAENAGHDPIDSLVDLRSQHDAGGSAAGLDAYTGEVIDMDAEGVVEPLRVKTQAIDSATEAATMILRIDDVIAAGDLAGGQVDGDDGGDEGPPAGGPGGAGGMGGGMGGGMGGMM, encoded by the coding sequence ATGGCGCAGCAGATGGGCAATCAGCCCCTTATTGTACTCTCCGAGGACAGCCAGCGCACCTCCGGAGAGGACGCACAGTCGATGAACATCACCGCCGGGAAAGCCGTCTCCGAGGCCGTTCGGACGACACTCGGCCCGAAAGGCATGGACAAGATGCTCGTGGACTCCACGGGTAACGTCGTCGTCACGAACGACGGCGTCACCATCCTCAAGGAGATGGACATCGAGCACCCGGCGGCCAACATGATCGTCGAGGTCGCCGAGACCCAGGAGACCGAAGTCGGCGACGGCACCACGTCCGCCGTCGTCGTCGCCGGTGAACTCCTCTCCGAGGCCGAGAACCTCCTCGAACAGGACATCCACGCGACCACGCTCGCGCAGGGGTACCGACAGGCAGCAGAGCAGGCCAGCGAACTCCTCGAGGAGAAAGCCGTCGACATCTCCCCGGACGACACCGAGGAACTCGAGAAGCTCGCCGCGACCTCCATGACCGGCAAGGGCGCGGAGAACGCCAAAGACGTCCTCTCCAGTCTCGTCGTGCGCGCCGTCCAGTCCGTCGCGGACGAGGACAGCGTCGACACCGACAACGTCAAAGTCGAGAAAGTCACCGGCGGCGCCATCGAGAACTCGGAACTCATCGAGGGCGTCATCGTCGACAAGGAGCGCGTCAGCGAGAACATGCCCTTCGGCGTCGAGGACGCCAAGATCGCGCTCGTCGACGACGGCCTCGAAATCAAGGAGACCGAGATCGACACCGAGGTCAACGTCACCGACCCCGACCAGCTTCAGGAGTTCCTCGACCAGGAAGAGGAGCAGCTCAAGGAGATGGTCGACGCGCTCTCGGCAGCCGGCGCGAACGTCGTCTTCGTGGACGGCGGCATCGACGACATGGCCCAGCACTACCTCGCACAGGAGGGCATCCTCGCCGTGCGTCGCGTGAAATCCGACGACTTCACCCGTCTGTCCCGCTCGACCGGCGCGACGCCGGTCTCGAACGTCAAGGACATCGAAGCCAGCGACCTCGGTGAAGCCGGCAGCGTCGCCCAGAAGGACATCGGCGGCGACGAGCGCATCTTCGTCGAGGACGTCGAAGAGGCGAAGTCCGTCACGCTCATCCTCCGCGGCGGCACCGAGCACGTCGTCGACGAAGTCGAGCGCGCCATCGACGACGCCCTCGGCGTCGTTCGCGTCACGCTCGAAGACGGCAAGGTGCTGCCCGGCGGCGGCGCCCCCGAGACCGAACTCGCGATGGAGCTGCGCCAGTTCGCCGACTCCGTCGGCGGCCGCGAGCAGCTCGCCGTCGAAGCGTTCGCGGACGCGCTGGAAGTCATCCCGCGCACCCTCGCCGAGAACGCGGGCCACGACCCCATCGACTCCCTCGTGGACCTCCGCAGTCAGCACGACGCCGGCGGCTCCGCGGCCGGCCTCGACGCCTACACCGGCGAAGTCATCGACATGGACGCCGAAGGCGTCGTCGAGCCGCTCCGCGTGAAGACCCAAGCCATCGACTCCGCTACCGAAGCGGCGACGATGATTCTCCGCATCGACGACGTCATCGCCGCCGGCGACCTCGCCGGCGGTCAGGTCGACGGCGACGACGGCGGCGACGAAGGCCCGCCCGCTGGCGGCCCCGGCGGCGCCGGCGGCATGGGCGGCGGTATGGGCGGCGGCATGGGCGGGATGATGTAA
- the rio1 gene encoding serine/threonine-protein kinase Rio1 — protein sequence MTDDFGLAEDTEGASGDEFEEIDVSDTEADRIARRQDREFAEFRKRLKDNERFKLDDGAFDDATYAAIYKLVEDGYVGAFGGPISTGKEANVYEALDHDGGDVAVKVYRINASNFTQMRDYLEGDPRFEGIRGDKKAVVLSWTRKEFANLQRAREAGVRVPEPIAVQRNVLVMELIGQEGDPAPTLNDVDVDNPETAYEVVREYIRRLYDAGLVHGDLSEYNLVVYDGELVVIDVGQAVTIHHNKHGEFLQRDCRNVANFFARQGADVDPESLYDYVVENASPRSAEETERPDDG from the coding sequence GTGACCGACGACTTCGGACTCGCCGAGGACACCGAGGGGGCGTCCGGAGACGAGTTCGAGGAGATCGACGTCTCGGACACGGAAGCCGACCGCATCGCGCGCCGGCAGGACCGCGAGTTCGCGGAGTTCCGGAAGCGCCTGAAGGACAACGAGCGGTTCAAACTCGACGACGGGGCGTTCGACGACGCGACGTACGCGGCAATCTACAAACTGGTCGAGGACGGCTACGTGGGCGCGTTCGGCGGCCCGATTTCGACCGGGAAGGAGGCCAACGTCTACGAGGCCCTCGACCACGACGGCGGCGACGTCGCGGTGAAGGTCTACCGCATCAACGCGTCGAACTTCACGCAGATGCGGGACTACCTGGAGGGCGACCCGCGCTTCGAGGGGATTCGCGGCGACAAGAAGGCGGTCGTGCTCTCGTGGACGCGAAAGGAGTTCGCGAATCTCCAGCGCGCCCGCGAGGCGGGCGTTCGCGTCCCCGAACCCATCGCTGTCCAGCGGAACGTGCTCGTGATGGAACTCATCGGGCAGGAGGGCGACCCCGCGCCGACGCTGAACGACGTCGACGTGGACAACCCCGAGACGGCCTACGAGGTGGTCCGCGAGTACATCCGTCGGCTGTACGACGCGGGACTGGTCCACGGCGACCTCTCGGAGTACAATCTCGTGGTGTACGACGGCGAACTCGTCGTCATCGACGTGGGGCAGGCGGTCACCATCCACCACAACAAGCACGGCGAGTTCCTGCAGCGGGACTGCCGGAACGTCGCGAACTTCTTCGCGCGGCAAGGGGCGGATGTCGACCCCGAGTCGCTGTACGACTACGTCGTGGAGAACGCGTCCCCGCGCTCCGCGGAGGAGACAGAGCGGCCCGACGACGGGTAG
- a CDS encoding tryptophan--tRNA ligase translates to MPADSETTQQDSTDSVTPYSVAGDVDYEKLLARFGADALTDDQRRRFPDHPIVRRGSFYAGRDVDAFLDGETQSIVTGIGPSGPMHLGHAMVFYFAKRLQETFGARVYVPVSDDEKLWFKDQTADETSDYLDENLRDLLAVGFDPELTRIVVDTEDADVIYPLATAFARDITNSTLEAVYGTPENAGQGFYPAVQTAHLVLPQLVHGAHETLVPIAVDQDPHVRVSRDVAAKARYPVRKPGALLMQFLPSLGGPGKMSSSEGVAIRLTDDAETVRRNVREHAYTGGRASVEEHREHGGDPEVDVPFQYLAAFFEPDDRELARIERDYRRGDLLSGELKELAADRIAAFLADHQRRRDALGDVHEELAAYRLTEDERERARAVVGFQRG, encoded by the coding sequence ATGCCAGCCGACTCCGAGACCACCCAGCAGGACAGCACCGATTCGGTCACGCCGTACAGCGTCGCGGGCGACGTCGACTACGAGAAACTGCTCGCCCGGTTCGGCGCGGACGCGCTGACAGACGACCAACGACGCCGCTTCCCCGACCACCCGATCGTGCGCCGCGGGTCGTTCTACGCGGGCCGGGATGTCGACGCGTTCCTCGACGGCGAAACGCAGTCCATCGTCACCGGCATCGGGCCGTCCGGGCCGATGCACCTCGGGCACGCGATGGTGTTCTACTTCGCGAAGCGCCTGCAGGAAACGTTCGGAGCGCGCGTCTACGTCCCCGTTTCCGACGACGAGAAACTCTGGTTCAAAGACCAGACCGCCGACGAGACCAGCGACTACCTCGACGAGAACCTTCGCGACCTGCTCGCCGTCGGCTTCGACCCCGAGTTGACGCGAATCGTCGTCGACACCGAGGACGCCGACGTAATCTACCCGCTCGCGACGGCGTTCGCCCGGGACATCACGAACTCGACGCTCGAAGCCGTCTACGGGACGCCCGAAAACGCCGGACAGGGGTTCTACCCGGCGGTCCAGACCGCGCACTTGGTGCTCCCGCAACTGGTCCACGGCGCCCACGAGACGCTCGTCCCCATCGCCGTCGACCAAGACCCCCACGTTCGCGTGAGCCGGGACGTCGCCGCGAAAGCCCGCTACCCCGTCCGGAAGCCGGGCGCACTCCTGATGCAGTTCCTGCCGTCGCTTGGCGGCCCCGGGAAGATGAGCAGTTCCGAGGGCGTCGCGATTCGGCTCACCGACGACGCCGAGACGGTGCGGCGGAACGTCCGCGAGCACGCCTACACTGGCGGTCGCGCGAGCGTCGAGGAGCACCGCGAGCACGGCGGCGACCCCGAAGTGGATGTCCCGTTCCAGTATCTCGCGGCGTTCTTCGAGCCCGACGACCGTGAACTCGCGCGAATCGAGCGCGACTACCGGCGCGGCGACCTGCTCTCGGGCGAACTGAAGGAACTCGCCGCCGACCGCATCGCGGCGTTCCTCGCCGACCACCAGCGCCGCCGCGACGCGCTCGGCGACGTCCACGAGGAACTCGCAGCGTACCGACTCACCGAGGACGAGCGCGAGCGTGCGCGTGCGGTAGTCGGCTTCCAGCGAGGATAA
- a CDS encoding pre-rRNA-processing protein PNO1, giving the protein MKHVKIPQDRIGALIGEGGETLRRIEQAAEVRLDVDSEDGSVAIERTGDPIRGMQAPEIVRAIGRGFDPDAALSLLDDEMRMFETVDIERAARNDNDLRRKKGRLIGENGRTRELMEELTGANVVIYGSTFGVIGQPNEVDVARSAAEMLLDGAPHGSVYSFLERKRAEELKQQGMEYHEFSG; this is encoded by the coding sequence ATGAAGCACGTGAAGATTCCGCAGGACCGAATCGGCGCGCTCATCGGCGAGGGTGGGGAGACCCTGCGCCGCATCGAGCAGGCCGCCGAGGTCCGTCTCGACGTCGACTCCGAGGACGGGTCGGTCGCCATCGAGCGCACCGGCGACCCGATTCGGGGGATGCAGGCGCCGGAAATCGTCCGCGCCATCGGTCGCGGGTTCGACCCGGACGCCGCGCTCAGCCTCCTCGACGACGAGATGCGGATGTTCGAGACTGTCGACATCGAGCGCGCCGCCCGCAACGACAACGACCTCCGCCGCAAGAAGGGCCGGCTCATCGGCGAGAACGGCCGCACGCGCGAACTGATGGAGGAACTCACGGGCGCGAACGTCGTCATCTACGGGTCGACGTTCGGTGTCATCGGTCAGCCGAACGAGGTCGACGTCGCGCGCTCGGCCGCCGAGATGCTGCTGGACGGCGCGCCCCACGGCTCCGTCTACTCGTTCCTCGAGCGCAAGCGCGCCGAGGAACTCAAACAGCAGGGCATGGAGTACCACGAGTTCTCGGGCTGA
- a CDS encoding ornithine cyclodeaminase family protein translates to METLLLNKDDVAENVQMGDLIPAVEDAFAAYQRGDAQMPSKSYIDLPEYNGDFRSMPAYLDAGDWDAAGIKWVNVHPDNPDRYDLPTVMGTMVYSDPENAYPLAIMDGTELTMQRTGAAAAVATDYLAVEDASSFGVVGAGVQSYTQLEAISTVRDIEEVVVSDVNEDAVRAFVEHFEDSFDVREGSISDAGHCDVLSTVTPVEDPIVSREDVADHTHINAMGADAEGKHELADDLLLDSKLVIDDHAQTTHSGEINVPYNAGVLGDDDIYGQVGELVTGLKDGRTPEDGVTVFDSTGLAIQDVAAAHVAYEHADEHDNGYEFDLLGV, encoded by the coding sequence ATGGAGACACTGCTGCTCAACAAGGACGACGTCGCCGAGAACGTCCAGATGGGGGACCTCATCCCCGCCGTCGAGGACGCGTTCGCCGCCTACCAGCGCGGCGACGCGCAGATGCCGTCGAAGTCGTACATCGACCTGCCGGAGTACAACGGTGACTTCCGCTCGATGCCCGCCTATCTGGACGCCGGCGACTGGGACGCCGCGGGCATCAAGTGGGTGAACGTCCACCCGGACAACCCCGACCGCTACGACCTCCCGACGGTGATGGGGACGATGGTCTACTCCGACCCCGAGAACGCGTACCCGCTTGCCATCATGGACGGCACGGAGCTCACGATGCAGCGCACGGGCGCCGCCGCCGCCGTCGCCACGGACTACCTCGCCGTCGAGGACGCCTCCAGTTTCGGCGTCGTCGGCGCGGGCGTCCAGTCGTACACTCAGTTGGAGGCCATCTCGACGGTCCGTGACATCGAGGAGGTCGTCGTCAGCGATGTCAACGAGGACGCCGTGCGCGCGTTCGTCGAGCACTTCGAGGACAGCTTCGACGTCCGCGAGGGGTCGATTAGCGACGCCGGCCACTGCGACGTGCTCTCGACGGTCACCCCCGTCGAGGACCCCATCGTCTCCCGCGAGGACGTCGCCGACCACACGCACATCAACGCGATGGGCGCCGACGCCGAAGGCAAACACGAACTCGCCGACGACCTCCTCCTCGACAGCAAGCTCGTCATCGACGACCACGCCCAGACCACCCACTCCGGGGAAATCAACGTCCCCTACAACGCGGGCGTGCTCGGCGACGACGACATCTACGGCCAAGTCGGCGAACTCGTCACCGGCCTCAAGGACGGCCGCACGCCCGAGGACGGCGTCACCGTCTTCGACTCGACGGGCCTCGCGATTCAGGACGTCGCCGCCGCCCACGTCGCCTACGAGCACGCCGACGAGCACGACAACGGCTACGAGTTCGACCTGCTCGGCGTCTAG